In Vibrio sp. FE10, the following are encoded in one genomic region:
- the fdh3B gene encoding formate dehydrogenase FDH3 subunit beta, with product MARMKFLCDTKRCIECNGCVTACKNENDDALEWGIQRRRVVTLNDGEPGENSISVACMHCTDAPCMAVCPADCFEHTEDGIVLHNKDLCIGCGYCLFACPFGAPQFPKQEAFGERGKMDKCTFCAGGPETEPGSVEERQKYGANRIAEGKLPMCASLCSTKALLAGDAEQVSDIFRQRVVERGAKGAGWTDGNDLSYDAMKS from the coding sequence ATGGCTAGAATGAAATTTCTTTGTGACACCAAACGTTGTATCGAATGTAACGGTTGTGTCACTGCATGTAAGAACGAAAATGATGATGCTCTGGAATGGGGTATTCAACGTCGCCGCGTTGTAACACTGAACGATGGTGAGCCGGGCGAAAACTCTATCTCAGTAGCATGTATGCACTGTACTGATGCACCTTGTATGGCAGTTTGCCCAGCAGACTGTTTTGAACATACAGAAGATGGCATCGTACTTCACAATAAAGATCTATGTATCGGTTGTGGTTACTGCTTGTTTGCTTGTCCGTTTGGCGCACCTCAATTCCCTAAACAGGAAGCATTTGGTGAGCGCGGTAAGATGGACAAATGTACCTTCTGTGCTGGCGGCCCAGAAACAGAGCCGGGTTCTGTGGAAGAGCGTCAGAAGTACGGTGCGAACCGTATTGCTGAAGGCAAGCTGCCAATGTGTGCTTCGCTTTGTTCGACAAAAGCGCTGCTTGCAGGTGATGCTGAACAAGTCTCTGATATCTTCCGTCAGCGTGTTGTAGAACGCGGTGCGAAAGGTGCCGGTTGGACAGACGGCAACGACCTTTCTTACGATGCGATGAAGAGCTAG
- a CDS encoding formate dehydrogenase subunit gamma, whose product MLTMFKRLFLVVLPMLAALTMLSPLSHASETNSSQTQSSSAEREITQLAGADFWRQVRNGEEGYTTSQSAEHGVLISTPGQTWYILKEKWMSPAGAVAIFGSIAFVTLMYVVIGPLMLSAPRTGRKIKRWSRLDRALHWSMAFTFLSLAFSGLMLVYGKHFLKPYIPTDLWGFIVLLAKQYHNYIGPIFYVLLMAVLIKWWRKSIFKMVDLQWFMKLGGMVGKHKGSHPSAEFSNAGEKALFWLLIVVGTVVAFSGLVLDFPIFGQTRRDMELSNLVHMLAALILICGFVFHIYIGLFGMEGALEGMVTGEVDETWAKEHHDLWYKEVMEQEKNGVEENANAATEKSEGVNKNEQTS is encoded by the coding sequence ATGCTTACAATGTTTAAGCGTCTCTTCCTTGTTGTGCTGCCGATGTTGGCAGCACTAACAATGCTGTCTCCTTTGAGTCATGCATCTGAGACGAACTCATCACAAACTCAATCGAGCTCTGCTGAAAGAGAAATCACACAACTTGCTGGCGCTGATTTTTGGCGACAAGTAAGAAACGGTGAGGAAGGTTACACCACCTCTCAATCGGCTGAGCACGGTGTATTGATCAGTACGCCAGGTCAAACGTGGTACATATTGAAAGAGAAGTGGATGTCGCCAGCCGGCGCTGTTGCGATCTTTGGCAGTATTGCTTTCGTTACCTTGATGTACGTTGTGATTGGACCGCTAATGCTAAGCGCACCAAGAACGGGACGTAAGATCAAACGTTGGTCTCGACTCGATCGTGCGTTGCACTGGAGCATGGCGTTTACCTTTTTATCACTGGCATTCAGTGGTTTAATGTTGGTTTACGGTAAACACTTCTTGAAACCATACATCCCAACGGATCTATGGGGCTTCATTGTTCTACTGGCTAAGCAATACCACAATTACATTGGCCCGATTTTCTATGTGCTGTTGATGGCTGTTCTTATCAAGTGGTGGCGCAAGTCGATCTTCAAGATGGTCGATCTCCAGTGGTTCATGAAACTGGGTGGTATGGTTGGCAAGCATAAAGGTTCTCATCCATCAGCAGAATTCTCGAACGCGGGTGAAAAAGCGCTGTTCTGGCTTCTGATTGTGGTGGGTACTGTGGTTGCGTTCAGTGGCTTGGTATTGGACTTCCCAATCTTTGGTCAAACTCGACGTGATATGGAGCTTTCAAACCTTGTTCATATGCTGGCGGCTCTGATCCTTATCTGTGGTTTCGTGTTCCACATCTACATCGGCTTGTTCGGTATGGAAGGCGCACTAGAAGGCATGGTAACCGGTGAAGTCGACGAAACTTGGGCAAAAGAGCACCATGACCTTTGGTACAAAGAAGTGATGGAACAAGAGAAAAACGGCGTTGAAGAAAACGCTAACGCAGCAACAGAGAAAAGTGAAGGGGTGAATAAGAATGAACAAACCTCATAA
- a CDS encoding formate dehydrogenase subunit alpha, with the protein MKLVKRSDSVSKETNQLGVSRRAFMKNTSLAAGGAVVGASLFAPGMMKKAQAKSVDPEAKTEVKRTICSHCSVGCGIYAEVQNGVWTGQEPAFDHPFNAGGHCAKGAALREHGHGERRLKYPMKLEGGKWKKLSWEQAIEEIGNKALELRKESGPDSVYFLGSAKHSNEQAYAFRKMASLWGTNNVDHQARICHSTTVAGVANTWGYGAMTNSFNDMHNCKSMLFIGSNPAEAHPVAMQHILIAKEKNNCKIVVADPRRTRTAAKSDHYVSLRPGSDVAFIWGILWHVFGNQWEDKEFIRQRVFGMEEIREEVAKWNPAEVERVTGVSEEDVYQTAKLLSENRPGCIVWCMGGTQHTTGNNNTRAYCVLELALGNIGKSGGGANIFRGHDNVQGATDLGVLSDTLPGYYGLSEGSWRHWSKVWEVDFDWIKGRFDDNAYGGQKPMNSAGIPVSRWVDGVLENKDNIRQRENIRAMFYWGHAVNSQTRGPEMKKAMQKLDMMVIVDPYPTVAAVMNDRTDGVYLLPATTQFETYGSVTASNRSLQWRDKVVEPLFESKPDHEIMYLLSKKLGFSDQLFKNIRVENNEPLIEDITREFNKGMWTIGYTGQSPERLKEHQQNWHTFHKTTLAAEGGPANGETYGLPWPCWGNPEMKHPGTHILYDTSKPVAEGGGNFRTRFGVEFEGQSILAEDSYSKGSEIKDGYPEFSDKLLKQLGWWDDLTAEEKASAEGKNWKTDVSGGIQRVAIKHGCIPFGNAKARAIVWTFPDRVPLHREPLYTPRRDLVADYPTWDDKEAIFRVPTLYKSIQDQDKSGEYPIILTSGRLVEYEGGGEETRSNPWLAELQQEMFVEVNPKDANDIGFKDGDDVWVEGAEKGRIKVKAMVTRRVKPGLAFLPFHFGGKFEGEDLRSKYPEGTDPYVIGEAANTATTYGYDPVTLMQETKVTLCNIRKA; encoded by the coding sequence ATGAAACTTGTCAAACGCTCCGATAGTGTGAGCAAAGAAACCAATCAGCTGGGTGTGTCTCGTCGCGCCTTCATGAAAAACACTTCACTTGCTGCTGGTGGCGCGGTTGTAGGCGCAAGTCTATTCGCACCGGGCATGATGAAGAAAGCACAGGCTAAATCAGTCGACCCAGAAGCGAAAACAGAAGTAAAACGTACGATCTGTTCTCACTGTTCTGTGGGTTGTGGTATCTACGCTGAAGTTCAAAATGGTGTGTGGACGGGTCAAGAGCCTGCATTCGATCACCCATTCAACGCTGGTGGACACTGTGCAAAAGGTGCTGCACTGCGTGAACATGGCCACGGTGAACGTCGTCTTAAGTACCCAATGAAATTGGAAGGCGGTAAGTGGAAGAAGCTTTCTTGGGAACAAGCGATTGAAGAAATCGGTAACAAGGCGCTAGAACTTCGTAAAGAATCTGGCCCTGATTCGGTTTACTTCTTGGGTAGTGCGAAACACAGTAACGAGCAAGCTTACGCATTCCGTAAGATGGCGTCTTTGTGGGGAACGAACAACGTTGACCACCAAGCGCGTATTTGTCACTCAACCACAGTAGCCGGTGTTGCAAACACTTGGGGTTACGGTGCGATGACAAACTCGTTCAATGACATGCACAACTGTAAATCAATGCTATTCATTGGTTCAAACCCTGCAGAAGCTCACCCAGTTGCGATGCAACACATCTTGATCGCGAAAGAGAAGAACAACTGTAAGATCGTGGTTGCAGATCCTCGTCGTACACGTACTGCTGCGAAATCTGATCACTACGTATCATTGCGTCCAGGTTCAGATGTTGCCTTTATTTGGGGCATCTTATGGCATGTATTTGGAAACCAATGGGAAGACAAAGAGTTCATTCGCCAACGTGTATTCGGCATGGAAGAAATCCGTGAAGAAGTAGCGAAATGGAATCCAGCAGAAGTTGAGCGTGTGACTGGCGTAAGCGAAGAAGACGTTTACCAAACCGCGAAGCTACTTTCTGAAAACCGCCCGGGTTGTATTGTTTGGTGTATGGGTGGTACTCAACATACAACTGGTAACAACAACACACGTGCTTACTGTGTACTTGAGCTTGCGCTCGGTAACATCGGTAAATCAGGCGGTGGTGCAAACATTTTCCGTGGACACGATAACGTACAAGGCGCAACTGACCTTGGCGTACTGTCTGACACACTTCCAGGCTACTACGGCTTGTCTGAAGGTTCTTGGCGTCACTGGTCTAAAGTCTGGGAAGTTGACTTTGACTGGATCAAAGGACGCTTTGACGACAACGCATACGGCGGTCAAAAACCAATGAACAGTGCAGGTATTCCTGTATCTCGTTGGGTTGATGGTGTGCTTGAAAACAAAGACAACATCCGTCAGCGTGAAAACATCCGTGCCATGTTCTACTGGGGTCACGCGGTGAACTCTCAGACTCGTGGTCCTGAGATGAAGAAAGCGATGCAAAAGCTGGATATGATGGTTATCGTTGACCCATACCCAACAGTAGCTGCAGTAATGAACGATCGTACTGACGGCGTTTACCTGCTTCCTGCAACAACGCAATTTGAAACCTACGGCAGTGTAACGGCATCAAACCGTTCTCTACAGTGGCGTGACAAAGTGGTTGAGCCTTTGTTCGAATCTAAACCTGACCATGAAATCATGTACTTGCTTTCGAAGAAGCTTGGTTTCTCAGATCAGCTGTTCAAAAACATTCGCGTTGAAAACAACGAACCGCTTATCGAAGACATTACTCGTGAATTTAACAAGGGTATGTGGACGATCGGTTACACAGGTCAAAGCCCTGAGCGTTTGAAAGAGCACCAACAGAACTGGCACACATTCCACAAAACAACGCTTGCTGCAGAAGGCGGCCCAGCGAATGGTGAGACTTACGGTCTTCCGTGGCCATGTTGGGGCAACCCAGAAATGAAACACCCAGGTACGCACATCCTTTACGATACGTCTAAACCGGTAGCAGAGGGCGGCGGTAACTTCCGTACTCGTTTCGGTGTGGAGTTCGAAGGTCAAAGTATCTTGGCAGAAGACAGCTACTCGAAAGGCAGCGAAATCAAAGACGGCTACCCAGAATTCAGTGACAAACTTCTGAAGCAACTGGGTTGGTGGGACGATCTAACCGCAGAAGAGAAAGCTTCAGCGGAAGGTAAGAACTGGAAGACTGACGTTTCTGGTGGTATCCAACGTGTGGCTATCAAGCATGGTTGTATCCCGTTTGGTAATGCGAAAGCACGTGCGATTGTTTGGACATTCCCAGATCGCGTACCTCTACACCGTGAGCCACTTTACACGCCACGTCGTGATCTTGTTGCTGATTACCCAACTTGGGATGACAAAGAAGCGATTTTCCGTGTTCCTACGTTGTACAAGTCAATTCAAGACCAAGACAAGTCTGGCGAATACCCAATCATTCTGACGTCTGGTCGTCTGGTTGAGTACGAAGGTGGTGGTGAAGAAACGCGTTCAAACCCATGGCTAGCAGAACTTCAACAAGAGATGTTTGTTGAAGTGAACCCGAAAGACGCAAACGACATTGGCTTCAAAGATGGTGATGACGTTTGGGTTGAAGGTGCAGAGAAGGGCCGTATTAAGGTGAAAGCGATGGTTACACGTCGTGTGAAACCGGGTTTAGCGTTCTTGCCGTTCCACTTCGGTGGTAAGTTCGAAGGCGAAGATTTGCGTTCTAAGTACCCTGAAGGCACGGATCCTTACGTTATTGGTGAAGCAGCCAATACAGCAACCACATATGGTTACGACCCTGTCACGTTGATGCAGGAAACGAAAGTAACCCTTTGTAATATTCGTAAAGCGTAA